One region of Halomicrobium urmianum genomic DNA includes:
- a CDS encoding heavy metal translocating P-type ATPase, with amino-acid sequence MHEGHEQMFRRRFFVSTLLSIPVLLYSPTLQEWLNFSVPAFPGSEWINPVFAVIVFAIGGVPFLRMAAPELKDRSPGMMTLISMAIVVAFVYSLASVVFPTQSAFFWELVTLIDIMLLGHWIEMRSVRRASSALDELAKLMPDTAERITESGETEEVPVNELSEGDLVLVRPGASVPADGVVEEGDSDVNESMITGESKPVSKEPGDEVIGGTVNGDGSLRVRIDATGEETTLAGIMRLVEEAQSGKSRTQALADRAAGWLFYVALGAAVVTAVAWTVATTFDATVIERVVTVLVIACPHALGLAIPLVVVINTSLAARNGMLVRDRIAMEEARNLDSIIFDKTGTLTEGEHGVVGLATIDGVGEDEAFELAAAVEGDSEHMIARAIREAATKRGIDAPDADDFEAMKGRGVRATVGGQEVYVGGPNLLDHLESDVPSELQAFANEAGDDAQTVVYLVRDSELIAAFAMADVIREESYRVVEALHDLGIEVAMLTGDSRDVAEAVADELGIDTVFAEVLPEDKDKKVQELQDQGKLVAMVGDGVNDAPALTRADVGIAIGSGTDVAVQSADVILVQNNPVDVARLVKLSKASYRKMQENIIWAAGYNVFAIPLAAGVLAPIGVLLSPAVGALLMSLSTVIVAINAQLLRRTDLSVPDLPDVSVPGQARPTD; translated from the coding sequence ATGCACGAAGGCCACGAGCAGATGTTCCGCCGTCGCTTCTTCGTCTCGACGCTCCTGTCGATCCCGGTGCTCCTGTATAGCCCGACGCTCCAGGAGTGGCTGAACTTCTCGGTCCCGGCGTTCCCGGGCAGCGAGTGGATCAACCCCGTCTTCGCGGTGATCGTCTTCGCGATCGGCGGCGTGCCATTCCTGCGGATGGCGGCGCCCGAGCTGAAGGATCGGTCGCCGGGGATGATGACGCTCATCTCGATGGCGATCGTGGTCGCGTTCGTCTACAGCCTCGCGAGCGTCGTCTTCCCGACGCAGTCGGCGTTCTTCTGGGAACTGGTGACGCTGATCGACATCATGCTGCTGGGCCACTGGATCGAGATGCGCTCGGTCCGACGGGCCTCCAGCGCGCTCGACGAACTAGCGAAGCTGATGCCTGACACCGCCGAGCGCATCACCGAGTCCGGCGAGACCGAGGAAGTACCGGTGAACGAGCTCTCGGAAGGCGACCTCGTGCTCGTCCGGCCGGGCGCGAGCGTGCCCGCGGACGGCGTCGTCGAGGAGGGTGACTCGGACGTCAACGAGTCGATGATCACCGGCGAGTCGAAACCCGTCTCCAAGGAGCCGGGCGACGAGGTGATCGGCGGCACCGTCAACGGCGACGGCAGCCTCCGGGTGCGGATCGACGCAACGGGCGAGGAGACGACGCTGGCGGGGATCATGCGCCTCGTCGAAGAGGCCCAGTCGGGCAAGTCCCGAACCCAGGCGCTGGCCGACCGGGCGGCGGGGTGGCTGTTCTACGTCGCCCTCGGCGCCGCTGTCGTCACGGCGGTCGCCTGGACGGTGGCGACGACGTTCGACGCGACCGTCATCGAGCGGGTCGTCACCGTCCTCGTCATCGCGTGTCCGCACGCGCTCGGGCTGGCGATTCCGCTCGTCGTGGTGATCAACACCTCGCTGGCCGCCCGCAACGGGATGCTCGTCCGCGACCGCATCGCCATGGAAGAGGCGCGCAACCTCGACTCGATCATCTTCGACAAGACCGGGACCCTCACTGAGGGCGAGCACGGGGTCGTCGGACTGGCGACGATCGACGGCGTCGGCGAGGACGAGGCATTCGAGCTCGCGGCAGCGGTCGAAGGCGATTCCGAACACATGATCGCTCGCGCCATCAGAGAGGCTGCCACCAAGCGCGGAATCGATGCCCCCGACGCCGACGACTTCGAGGCGATGAAAGGACGTGGGGTCCGCGCGACTGTCGGGGGACAGGAAGTCTACGTCGGTGGCCCGAACCTCCTGGATCACCTCGAGAGCGACGTTCCCAGCGAGCTGCAGGCCTTCGCCAACGAGGCCGGCGACGACGCCCAGACGGTCGTCTACCTGGTGCGGGACAGCGAACTGATCGCGGCGTTCGCGATGGCCGACGTTATCCGCGAGGAGAGCTACCGAGTCGTCGAGGCACTCCACGACCTGGGTATCGAGGTCGCAATGCTGACAGGTGACTCACGAGATGTTGCCGAGGCCGTTGCCGACGAACTGGGCATCGACACGGTGTTCGCCGAGGTACTACCAGAGGACAAGGACAAGAAGGTACAGGAGCTCCAGGACCAGGGCAAGCTCGTAGCGATGGTCGGCGACGGCGTCAACGACGCGCCGGCGCTCACTCGGGCCGACGTCGGCATTGCCATCGGTAGCGGTACTGACGTCGCCGTGCAATCAGCTGACGTCATCCTCGTCCAGAACAACCCAGTGGACGTAGCCCGCCTCGTGAAACTGAGTAAGGCAAGCTACCGGAAGATGCAGGAGAACATCATCTGGGCAGCCGGATACAACGTCTTCGCTATTCCGCTGGCAGCTGGGGTACTTGCGCCGATTGGAGTTCTGCTGTCGCCCGCCGTGGGCGCCCTGCTGATGTCACTGAGTACCGTCATTGTCGCGATCAACGCCCAACTGCTCCGGCGTACCGACCTCTCTGTCCCGGACCTCCCTGATGTATCTGTTCCTGGCCAAGCTCGCCCGACAGACTGA
- a CDS encoding amidohydrolase family protein, producing the protein MTSRSTAPAYSLGDEVGSVEPGKCADLIVLDVDTPKFTPLINVPAHVVNNAAPTDVETVIVDGDVVVWDETVRTVDADAVQRRAEHAVDRFADETDWDLDIGGGEPPGTVDTVRDIPKRGPVQRLSRLAVQSVRDSVPF; encoded by the coding sequence TTGACATCGCGATCCACGGCGCCCGCGTACTCGCTCGGCGACGAGGTCGGGAGCGTCGAACCGGGAAAGTGTGCGGACCTGATCGTCCTCGACGTGGACACGCCGAAGTTTACGCCGCTGATCAACGTACCGGCGCACGTGGTGAACAACGCCGCGCCGACCGACGTGGAGACAGTGATCGTCGACGGGGACGTCGTCGTCTGGGACGAGACTGTCAGGACAGTGGACGCCGACGCAGTGCAGCGGCGTGCAGAGCACGCAGTCGACCGCTTCGCCGACGAGACGGACTGGGACCTGGACATCGGCGGCGGTGAACCGCCGGGGACGGTCGATACGGTTCGGGATATCCCGAAACGGGGTCCTGTTCAGCGGCTGTCCCGCCTCGCCGTTCAGTCGGTCCGCGATAGCGTCCCCTTCTGA
- a CDS encoding alpha/beta fold hydrolase has protein sequence MPEQTFPPGYVPFADVRESLPEPRRVQVSESVALETLHLPGPDPPIVFVHGGLGSLWNPYPQLAAFEGERELVAYALAGNGNSTARPEQSLDGHVADLRDLLDELGVDRPIVHGHSYGTAVAIEYAKRHPTAGVVLHAGGDHDLTPAWEKPLLRLFLTLRLYRFPANDALVRQLAYSVGFHDETSRAVVEDFLQSNPLPHRRSAWTTVTEAFWGYDGRSDVDRVDVPTLVVHGPADGIVPVRVARETAGRLPDSVFCRVQRTGHVAMIERPSVYNSLLRAHVQCVRDGRDIETAVRDWAREDGSSTEFTHD, from the coding sequence ATGCCAGAGCAAACATTCCCGCCAGGATACGTCCCGTTCGCGGACGTTCGCGAATCGCTTCCGGAACCGCGTCGGGTGCAGGTGTCGGAGTCGGTCGCGCTGGAGACCCTACACCTGCCCGGACCGGACCCGCCGATCGTGTTCGTCCACGGCGGGCTCGGCTCCCTGTGGAACCCGTATCCACAGCTCGCGGCCTTCGAGGGGGAACGCGAACTGGTGGCCTACGCTCTCGCCGGCAACGGGAACTCGACGGCGCGCCCGGAGCAGTCCCTCGACGGTCACGTCGCCGACCTCCGCGATCTGCTCGACGAACTCGGCGTCGACCGGCCGATCGTCCACGGCCACAGCTACGGCACTGCCGTCGCCATTGAGTACGCGAAGCGCCATCCGACGGCGGGCGTCGTCCTGCACGCCGGTGGTGATCACGACCTCACGCCGGCGTGGGAGAAGCCGCTGTTGCGGCTGTTCCTGACGCTCCGTCTCTATCGGTTCCCCGCAAACGACGCACTCGTCCGTCAGCTGGCCTACTCCGTGGGGTTCCACGATGAGACGTCGCGGGCCGTGGTCGAGGACTTCCTGCAATCGAATCCGCTCCCGCATCGTCGGTCGGCGTGGACGACGGTCACCGAGGCCTTCTGGGGGTACGACGGACGGTCGGACGTCGACCGAGTCGACGTGCCGACGCTCGTCGTACACGGACCCGCTGATGGAATCGTTCCGGTCAGGGTGGCGCGAGAAACTGCCGGTCGCTTGCCCGACAGCGTGTTCTGTCGAGTCCAGCGAACCGGCCACGTCGCGATGATCGAGCGTCCGTCCGTCTACAATAGTCTGCTCCGGGCCCACGTTCAGTGCGTTCGAGACGGCCGTGACATCGAAACAGCGGTTCGAGACTGGGCCCGCGAGGACGGTAGTAGCACCGAGTTCACCCACGACTGA
- a CDS encoding SPW repeat domain-containing protein: protein MATPFLLDTVVRGAKVAVLIGSLIVIASGYNYQRIQMGVSTHAGMSGLTLVLGLWIIASSFFSSVAQIAFWNSVVSGAIVTVLSLYQTTTAIRHTDNPGYMG from the coding sequence ATGGCGACCCCGTTCCTGCTTGATACCGTAGTTAGAGGCGCGAAAGTAGCTGTACTCATCGGGTCGTTGATCGTGATTGCTAGTGGCTATAATTATCAACGGATTCAGATGGGTGTTTCAACTCATGCAGGAATGTCAGGACTTACATTAGTTCTCGGTCTATGGATTATCGCGAGTTCGTTCTTTAGTAGTGTTGCACAGATAGCATTCTGGAACTCCGTTGTGAGCGGCGCTATCGTGACTGTCCTTTCCTTATACCAGACGACTACAGCAATTCGTCATACCGATAATCCTGGTTATATGGGGTGA
- a CDS encoding TRASH domain-containing protein: protein MDEQKLRNYEIQKVENSIWNPQIDEADLATECVQCGKPIDGDGVSIEIEERRYYLCCSSCEALFREEYEKLRTAADGE from the coding sequence GTGGATGAGCAAAAGCTCAGGAACTACGAGATCCAGAAAGTCGAGAACTCCATCTGGAATCCGCAGATCGACGAAGCCGATCTCGCAACGGAGTGCGTCCAGTGCGGAAAACCGATCGATGGAGACGGGGTGTCGATAGAAATCGAAGAGCGAAGGTACTATCTCTGCTGCTCCTCCTGTGAGGCACTCTTCAGGGAGGAGTACGAGAAATTGCGCACTGCGGCTGACGGGGAGTGA
- a CDS encoding DUF4396 domain-containing protein: protein MNAQRLLALVVVAFLVAVVAAQPLYVVALTLFDYGQTPQGSYATMQTKDTIRFPADDPAQLSAYTAQAARPPGANVSYDTVVRVPEGDWQTALAASRLRAASDAIVLYGDAPVPDETNGTNADRSVSTVRLSGGDPAQTAAEIATRGNGSDEVSPNNVLIVSSESPQWALPAAAWSAYSGDPVLYATEDSVPDATQRAISELNASHAYVLAPPDLVGESALSELDVEWTRIAGSTPQDHAVEFAKYRDASRDFGWGIDVRDKVGYYNTMLVNPEQPADAVASTNLQWGKAGPVLLVHDDGSLPAITENYLWRIQASWFSTPAEGPFNHVFVMGPLEDVSWVSQARSDYAVEITPYRLQGAGMSPLDALAAAWAAFSLLGATFVYAHSRRRIPEMNDWTKLVWPLFTLLLGPFGFAFYWLSYRGREVVERDGQKHVKRPYWLRAASATAMGVAFAASTMIAVAFLLTYFGMPLVAFESPVFALGSPMVLLMAIVYAVAFLVSWIVFHIPMLQDSQGLDQRGAAQRGFLAVGVSMTSVSVGMMASMWILMMLNLPMMPGDDNILWFGVMVFSTLVGFLIAWPVNGLLVRQNVKSGGAL, encoded by the coding sequence ATGAACGCGCAACGCCTTCTGGCGCTCGTCGTCGTCGCGTTCCTCGTCGCCGTCGTCGCGGCACAGCCGCTGTACGTCGTCGCTCTCACGCTGTTCGACTACGGGCAGACGCCCCAGGGGTCGTACGCGACGATGCAGACGAAAGACACGATTCGGTTCCCCGCAGACGACCCGGCGCAACTGAGTGCGTATACGGCACAGGCAGCGCGGCCGCCGGGGGCGAACGTCTCATACGATACTGTCGTCCGCGTGCCCGAAGGGGACTGGCAGACTGCTCTCGCAGCGTCGCGCTTGCGAGCCGCGTCGGACGCGATTGTCCTCTACGGCGACGCGCCGGTCCCGGACGAGACCAACGGGACTAACGCCGATCGAAGTGTCTCGACGGTCCGGCTCTCGGGGGGCGATCCCGCTCAGACGGCAGCGGAGATCGCAACCCGCGGCAACGGGAGCGACGAGGTGAGCCCGAACAACGTCCTCATCGTCAGCAGTGAATCACCCCAGTGGGCGCTTCCGGCCGCAGCGTGGAGTGCGTACAGCGGCGATCCCGTCCTCTATGCGACCGAGGACAGCGTACCGGACGCCACGCAGCGGGCCATCTCGGAGCTGAACGCCTCACACGCCTACGTTCTCGCCCCGCCGGATCTCGTGGGGGAATCCGCTCTCTCGGAGCTGGACGTCGAGTGGACGCGCATCGCGGGATCGACCCCGCAGGATCACGCCGTCGAGTTCGCTAAGTACCGTGACGCGTCGCGTGACTTCGGGTGGGGGATCGACGTCCGGGACAAGGTCGGCTACTACAACACGATGCTCGTCAATCCCGAGCAACCGGCTGACGCCGTCGCGAGTACGAACCTCCAGTGGGGGAAGGCGGGCCCAGTCCTCCTCGTACACGACGACGGGTCGCTCCCGGCAATCACGGAGAACTACCTCTGGCGGATACAGGCGAGCTGGTTCTCGACGCCGGCAGAGGGGCCGTTCAACCACGTCTTCGTGATGGGCCCACTGGAGGACGTCTCCTGGGTCTCTCAGGCGCGCAGTGACTACGCCGTCGAGATTACCCCCTATCGGCTACAGGGGGCCGGCATGAGTCCGCTCGACGCCCTCGCTGCGGCGTGGGCCGCGTTCAGCCTGTTAGGAGCGACGTTCGTCTACGCCCACTCTCGGCGACGCATTCCCGAGATGAACGACTGGACGAAATTAGTGTGGCCGCTGTTCACGCTCCTGCTTGGACCGTTCGGGTTCGCGTTCTACTGGCTGTCATACCGCGGCCGAGAAGTCGTCGAACGAGACGGACAGAAACACGTGAAACGCCCGTACTGGCTGCGAGCGGCCTCCGCCACGGCGATGGGGGTCGCGTTCGCCGCGAGTACGATGATTGCGGTCGCGTTCCTCCTCACGTACTTCGGAATGCCGCTCGTCGCGTTCGAGAGCCCGGTATTCGCCCTGGGGAGTCCGATGGTCCTCCTCATGGCGATCGTCTACGCGGTCGCGTTCCTCGTGTCGTGGATCGTCTTCCACATCCCGATGCTCCAGGACTCGCAGGGCCTCGATCAGCGAGGCGCCGCTCAGCGAGGCTTCCTCGCCGTCGGCGTGAGCATGACGAGCGTCTCGGTCGGAATGATGGCGTCGATGTGGATCCTGATGATGCTCAACTTACCGATGATGCCCGGTGACGACAACATCCTCTGGTTCGGCGTGATGGTGTTCAGCACCCTGGTCGGGTTCCTCATCGCCTGGCCGGTGAACGGACTGCTCGTCCGGCAGAACGTCAAGTCGGGTGGTGCGCTGTGA
- a CDS encoding cell wall-binding repeat-containing protein, whose translation MRDQSRREFLRDLAAVPAAATAGGTALALDSGLFSGSSDESGGPETADYDEWTATTMTVRLAGDTIYETAAAFCQNVYTAINEHTRPGALTLVNDEVLEASLPGVAMIHHPIDGAVLLTGRDELPQATRDEIRRAHPEGVSMDDNVQIYLVGGERYISDSVRAEVESMGMNVRRIDGENPVRVAANLDQYVSSMHANHEDEVLIASLDAPERAVPVQSWNAHAGDGFLWVESDSVPEETAEQLASRYDYAYMYLLGDEDAISSSVARELSTYGHVTRIPDAGSPYSISAAWAGYKDLGRNQGWWFGEWARNIGWGLADPGHNFIFANPNQWQTALPASVESHRGKHGPMLAVREDELPTPVENYLRKFFRPTDAAPYDRKYNHGWIVGPPENVSRDVQAQVHAILEGGGPS comes from the coding sequence GTGAGAGACCAGAGTCGGCGGGAGTTCCTGCGCGACCTCGCGGCGGTGCCGGCAGCCGCTACGGCTGGCGGAACGGCCCTCGCTCTCGACAGCGGTCTGTTCAGCGGTAGCAGCGACGAGTCAGGCGGTCCAGAGACGGCTGACTACGACGAGTGGACGGCGACGACGATGACCGTGCGCCTCGCCGGCGACACCATCTACGAGACCGCCGCCGCCTTCTGCCAGAACGTCTACACCGCGATCAACGAGCACACGCGGCCGGGCGCCCTCACCCTCGTCAACGACGAGGTGTTGGAGGCGTCGCTTCCCGGCGTCGCGATGATCCACCACCCGATCGACGGCGCCGTCCTGCTCACGGGTCGGGACGAACTCCCACAGGCCACCCGGGACGAAATCAGACGCGCACACCCGGAAGGCGTCAGTATGGACGACAACGTTCAGATCTATCTCGTCGGGGGTGAACGATACATCAGCGATTCCGTTCGCGCGGAAGTCGAATCGATGGGCATGAACGTCCGCCGGATCGACGGCGAAAACCCGGTCCGCGTCGCTGCGAACCTCGACCAGTACGTCAGTTCGATGCACGCAAACCACGAGGACGAAGTACTGATCGCCAGCCTCGACGCTCCCGAACGGGCGGTTCCGGTCCAGTCGTGGAACGCACACGCGGGTGACGGATTCCTCTGGGTCGAGAGCGATTCGGTCCCGGAGGAGACGGCAGAGCAGCTCGCGTCGCGGTACGACTACGCCTACATGTACCTGCTCGGCGACGAGGACGCGATCAGTTCATCGGTCGCGCGCGAGCTCAGTACGTACGGCCACGTTACACGGATTCCCGACGCCGGCAGTCCCTACAGCATCAGTGCGGCGTGGGCCGGCTACAAGGACCTCGGCCGGAACCAGGGCTGGTGGTTCGGTGAATGGGCACGGAACATCGGCTGGGGGCTCGCCGATCCGGGCCACAACTTCATCTTCGCCAACCCGAACCAGTGGCAGACCGCGCTCCCCGCGAGCGTCGAGAGCCACCGTGGAAAGCACGGCCCGATGCTCGCCGTTCGCGAGGACGAACTCCCGACGCCGGTCGAGAACTACCTGCGGAAGTTCTTCCGGCCCACCGATGCGGCACCCTACGACAGGAAGTACAACCACGGCTGGATCGTTGGGCCGCCCGAGAACGTCAGCCGTGACGTCCAGGCGCAGGTGCACGCCATCCTCGAGGGAGGTGGCCCTTCATGA
- a CDS encoding DUF2061 domain-containing protein yields MVLITIGVAWFVVGDVSQALNIGIIANIVKTGTYYTYERLWDRITWGVAADQ; encoded by the coding sequence ATGGTCCTGATCACGATCGGGGTGGCATGGTTCGTCGTGGGCGATGTGAGTCAGGCACTCAACATCGGAATCATCGCTAATATCGTCAAGACCGGTACCTATTACACGTACGAACGACTGTGGGATCGAATTACGTGGGGAGTGGCGGCTGATCAATAG
- a CDS encoding DoxX family protein, which translates to MSSQEVQLRSTVAGFTAEGRLHTLSVWFILALRLMMGLAFFQSGLDKVLSGSFSASGYLQNAPPANGSPVADLFVTMGNTAWFVDFVNIAVPWGEVLIGLGLLFGALTRLAAFWGAFMMLMFYLGNWDIAHGYINGDFAYMLVFLSVGAFGAGRILGLDAFIEQYEVGGQPLVERYPWTRYLLG; encoded by the coding sequence ATGTCATCTCAAGAGGTACAGCTCCGAAGTACAGTTGCGGGGTTCACGGCGGAGGGACGGCTCCACACGCTGAGCGTGTGGTTCATTCTCGCGTTGCGACTCATGATGGGATTGGCATTCTTCCAGAGTGGTCTCGATAAGGTGCTGTCCGGGAGTTTCAGCGCGTCAGGATACTTGCAGAACGCGCCGCCAGCTAACGGGAGTCCCGTGGCCGATCTCTTCGTTACGATGGGCAACACCGCGTGGTTCGTTGACTTCGTGAATATTGCTGTCCCGTGGGGTGAGGTTCTCATCGGATTGGGTCTCCTGTTTGGCGCACTAACGCGCCTGGCCGCGTTCTGGGGCGCATTTATGATGCTGATGTTCTACTTGGGGAACTGGGATATCGCCCATGGCTACATTAACGGCGACTTCGCGTACATGCTTGTGTTCCTCTCAGTCGGCGCCTTCGGTGCTGGCCGTATTCTCGGACTCGACGCGTTCATCGAACAGTACGAAGTCGGCGGGCAACCGCTCGTCGAGCGATATCCGTGGACTCGGTATCTCCTTGGGTAA
- a CDS encoding sensor histidine kinase, translating into MGSATITDWHYSYPAMKPLAGILSDIGGRRAILGLGSVYILLSVVWPLVGMQRPTPFVEELIVSILMGGAGIILIYVGYRLPQADIRPKFFDTVAIWCFRAVGVMVGILVFIALVADLNDPAHNFLILPALAAVAGVGAGRHDARAKTRAHTLKERNQELQETQAELEESEQRYRTLAENFPNGAVALVDDELRHTIVAGQGFEPLDFDAADLQGERVQDVYSGEALETLESNYRTTLAGEPTSFELTVQGRVFEFRTHPLTDDDGNVYAGLVMSQDITERKQYEDKLEQLVSDLEESNERLEQFAYAASHDLQEPLRMVSTYLQLIERRYGDELDEEGEELFEYAVDGAERMRSMIDGLLQYSRVETMGDDLEPVNLAGVFDDVCEDLQVAIEESEADVTADELPCVKGDANQLRQVFQNLLSNAIKFSGEEPPQVHVSAERDGEEWIVSVADHGIGIDIDDQEQIFEVFEGLHGDRDYAGTGIGLAVCERIVERHGGEIWVESEFGEGSTFLFSLPAVTDSVT; encoded by the coding sequence GTGGGTTCAGCAACGATAACTGACTGGCACTATTCCTATCCTGCGATGAAGCCCTTGGCTGGCATTCTTTCAGATATCGGCGGGCGACGCGCTATCCTTGGCCTCGGAAGCGTGTACATCCTACTGAGTGTTGTGTGGCCGTTAGTGGGGATGCAGAGGCCAACACCATTTGTGGAAGAACTGATCGTCTCTATTCTAATGGGTGGGGCTGGAATCATTCTCATCTATGTGGGCTACCGTCTCCCGCAGGCCGATATCCGGCCCAAATTCTTCGATACCGTCGCCATTTGGTGTTTCCGTGCAGTCGGGGTGATGGTTGGTATTCTTGTCTTCATCGCACTCGTTGCCGATTTGAACGATCCAGCCCACAATTTCCTCATCCTGCCGGCACTTGCTGCCGTCGCTGGCGTTGGTGCAGGCAGACATGATGCCCGGGCCAAAACACGCGCACACACGCTCAAAGAGCGTAACCAGGAACTCCAAGAGACACAGGCGGAACTCGAAGAATCCGAGCAACGATACCGCACGCTGGCGGAGAACTTCCCGAATGGTGCAGTCGCGCTTGTAGACGACGAATTACGCCACACGATCGTCGCAGGACAAGGCTTCGAGCCGCTCGATTTCGACGCCGCAGATCTTCAGGGCGAGCGGGTACAGGACGTATATTCGGGCGAGGCTCTGGAAACTCTCGAATCGAACTATCGCACAACGCTTGCCGGCGAGCCGACCTCGTTCGAGTTGACGGTGCAGGGACGTGTGTTCGAGTTCCGTACGCATCCGCTGACCGACGACGACGGAAACGTGTATGCCGGTTTGGTGATGTCCCAAGACATCACTGAACGCAAGCAGTACGAGGACAAACTCGAGCAGTTAGTTTCTGACCTCGAGGAATCAAACGAGCGCTTGGAGCAATTTGCCTATGCCGCCTCGCACGACCTGCAAGAACCTCTGCGGATGGTGTCTACCTATCTCCAGCTCATCGAACGCCGATACGGGGATGAACTCGATGAGGAGGGCGAGGAACTCTTCGAGTACGCTGTAGACGGAGCCGAACGCATGCGTTCGATGATCGACGGACTACTTCAGTATTCCCGAGTCGAGACGATGGGCGATGATTTGGAACCAGTCAATCTCGCTGGGGTTTTCGACGACGTCTGTGAGGACTTACAGGTAGCGATCGAAGAGAGCGAGGCCGACGTAACCGCAGATGAGCTTCCTTGCGTCAAAGGAGATGCAAACCAGCTACGACAAGTGTTCCAGAACCTATTGTCGAACGCAATCAAATTCAGTGGTGAGGAGCCACCGCAGGTACATGTCTCTGCTGAACGGGACGGCGAAGAATGGATAGTCTCTGTCGCTGACCACGGGATTGGTATAGATATAGACGATCAAGAACAGATATTTGAGGTCTTTGAGGGGTTGCACGGCGACAGGGATTATGCAGGCACTGGAATTGGTCTCGCAGTCTGCGAACGTATCGTCGAACGTCACGGTGGGGAGATATGGGTCGAGTCCGAATTTGGTGAAGGATCGACGTTCTTGTTCTCTCTCCCAGCAGTGACTGATTCTGTTACTTAG
- a CDS encoding Lrp/AsnC family transcriptional regulator, with translation MVDLDPTDQGILYLLQQDARNNTTAGIGEKVGVSSTTVGNRINKLEEKGIITAYQPTLDYEKAGLDHHMLITATAPMDHRSKLAEDALDIHGVVTVRELLTHHQNLELEVATSTRQELEETINELAKLGLDLVRNELLKRELHKPADNFGEDTINE, from the coding sequence ATGGTTGACCTCGATCCGACTGATCAGGGCATTCTGTATCTACTTCAGCAAGATGCACGCAACAACACGACAGCAGGAATCGGTGAGAAGGTTGGCGTCTCATCGACTACCGTCGGCAATCGTATCAACAAACTCGAAGAAAAAGGCATTATCACGGCATATCAACCGACCCTGGACTACGAGAAGGCTGGACTCGACCACCACATGCTCATCACCGCAACAGCCCCAATGGATCATCGTAGCAAACTCGCCGAGGACGCCCTCGACATCCACGGAGTCGTCACTGTCCGAGAGTTATTGACCCATCATCAGAACCTCGAGCTCGAAGTAGCGACGTCCACCCGGCAGGAACTTGAGGAAACTATCAATGAGTTAGCGAAGTTAGGGCTTGATCTCGTACGCAATGAGTTGCTCAAGCGGGAGCTCCACAAGCCTGCTGATAATTTCGGCGAAGATACTATCAACGAATAA
- a CDS encoding HalOD1 output domain-containing protein: MGSTTSLSRAVIDRIAEAENTDPLDLDPLYEVIDPDALDALPSRIDEDQQSNCRVSFTYHGHKVIADSSGKVMLADEATPNAP; encoded by the coding sequence ATGGGATCAACAACATCACTCAGCCGCGCTGTAATCGACCGAATTGCTGAAGCCGAGAACACCGATCCACTGGACTTAGACCCGCTGTACGAAGTGATTGATCCCGACGCTTTGGATGCACTCCCTTCACGAATTGACGAAGATCAGCAATCTAATTGCCGAGTCTCCTTCACATACCATGGACACAAAGTTATTGCTGATAGCAGTGGGAAGGTCATGCTTGCCGACGAAGCAACCCCGAACGCCCCGTAA